TTGCCGCACGACGGCCACGGGTGACCCAGAAGACACCGATGCTCAAGCGACTGTCCCTGCGCGATTTCGTCATCGTCACCACGCTCGAAGTCGACTTCAGCGCCGGCTTCGCGGTGCTGACCGGCGAGACCGGTGCCGGCAAATCGATCCTGATCGACGCCCTGCAGCTCGCGCTCGGCGGCCGCGGCGACTCCGGCGTGGTGCGCGAAGGCGCCACGCGGGCCGAGATCAGCGCCGAGTTCGAGCCCGTCGATCCGGCCCTGACGGCCTGGCTCGACGAGGCCGGCTTCGGCACCGACGACAGCCTGCTGCTGCGCCGCACGGTCGACGCGCAGGGCAAGAGCCGCGCCTGGATCAACGGCAGCAGCGCCACGGTGGCGCAGCTGCGCGAGCTGGGCGAGCAGCTGGTCGACATCCACGGCCAGCACGCCTGGCAGAGCCTGACCCGGCCGGCCTCGGTGCGCGCCCTGCTCGACGCCTACGCCGGGCTCGACACCGGCGCGCTGGCGCAGGCCTGGGCGCAGTGGCGCGAGCACCAGACCCGGCTCGATTCGGCACGCGAGCGCGGCGGCGAGATCGAGCGCGAACGCGAGCGCCTGGCCTGGCAGATCGGCGAGCTGGCCAAGCTGGCACCGGCGGCCGACGAGTGGGCCGAGCTCAACGCCGAACACGAACGCCTGGCGCACGCCCAGGCCATCCTCGACGCCACCCAGCTGGCCCTGCACCTCACCAGCGAGGCCGACACCAGCGCCCGCGTGCTGACCGGCCAGGCCGCGCACGCGCTCGAAAGCGTGGCCGCCTACACCCCCGCGCTGGCCAACGCGCTGGACGTGCTGCGCGCGGTGCAGAACGAGCTGGCCGACGCCACCCACAGCCTCAACCTGGCACTGCGCCACACCGAACTCGACCCCGACCGGCTGGCCCAGCTCGATGCCCGCCTGGCCAGCTGGCTGAGCCTGGCGCGGCGCTATCGCCGCCAGCCCGAAGACCTGCCCGCCACGCTGCAAGGCTGGCGCGACGAGCTGCGCAGCCTGGAGGCCGCCGCCGATCTGGCCACGCTGGAGCAGGCCGCCGCGCAGGCCAAGGCGCTGCTGCTCGACCAAGCCGCCCGGGTGTCGGCGCGCCGCCGGCAGGCCGCGCCGCAGCTCGCCCAGGCGGTCAGCGCGGCGATGCAGGATCTCGGCATGGCCGGCGGGCGCTTCGAGGTGCTGCTGCAGCCGGCCGACGAGGTGCAGGCACACGGCCTGGAATCGGCCGAGTTCCTGGTCGCCGGACATGCCGGCAGCACGCCGCGCCCGCTCGCCAAGGTGGCCTCGGGCGGCGAACTCTCGCGCATCGCGCTGGCGATCGCCGTCACCACCAGCCAGATCCGGCTGGCCCAGGGCGCGGCGGCCGGCACGCTGATCTTCGACGAGGTCGATGCCGGCGTCGGCGGCGCGGTGGCCGAAACCGTCGGCCGGCTGATGCAAAGACTCGGCCGCGAGCGCCAGGTGCTGGCCGTCACCCACCTGGCGCAGGTGGCGGCCTGTGCCGACCTGCACCTGGTCGTCAGCAAGGCCAGCGCCGAGGGCCGCACGCACAGCCAGATCCGCGCGGTGGCCGGCCAGCAACGCGTCAGCGAGATCGCCCGTATGCTGGGTGGCCAGCAGCTGTCCGGTGCCGGACTGGCGCACGCCCAGGAAATGCTCGCCGCAGTGCAGTCGGACGAGCGATCGGCGGGCACGCCACCGGCGCGACGCTGAACCGAACTGCCAACACACCCCACGCCATGAGCTCCCGACCGCCCTACCTGCCGCCCATCCCGACCCACGTGCCCGGCGCCACCGCGGCCGAGCTGGCTGCGCTGCCCGAGCCGGTGATCCTGATCTCGGGCATCTCGGGCGGCGGCAAGTCGGTCGCGCTCAACGCGCTCGAGGACGCCGGCTATTTCTGCGTCGACAACCTGCCGCCCGAGCTGCTGCCGGAATTCATCCGTCTGCAGCGCGCCCAGGCGGTGCGCAAGGTGGCGGTGGCGGTGGACGTGCGCAACGCCGCGTCGCTGCCCAAGCTGCTGCCGCTGGTCGACCAGCTGCGCCGCGAGGGCACGCGCATCCTGCCGATGTTCCTCGAGTCGCGCTCGGACACGCTGGTGCGGCGCTTCTCCGAGACGCGGCGCCGCCACCCGCTGTCGAGCCGGCAGGACGACCAGGGCCAGACCCGCTCGGCGCTGATC
This portion of the Leptothrix cholodnii SP-6 genome encodes:
- the recN gene encoding DNA repair protein RecN; amino-acid sequence: MLKRLSLRDFVIVTTLEVDFSAGFAVLTGETGAGKSILIDALQLALGGRGDSGVVREGATRAEISAEFEPVDPALTAWLDEAGFGTDDSLLLRRTVDAQGKSRAWINGSSATVAQLRELGEQLVDIHGQHAWQSLTRPASVRALLDAYAGLDTGALAQAWAQWREHQTRLDSARERGGEIERERERLAWQIGELAKLAPAADEWAELNAEHERLAHAQAILDATQLALHLTSEADTSARVLTGQAAHALESVAAYTPALANALDVLRAVQNELADATHSLNLALRHTELDPDRLAQLDARLASWLSLARRYRRQPEDLPATLQGWRDELRSLEAAADLATLEQAAAQAKALLLDQAARVSARRRQAAPQLAQAVSAAMQDLGMAGGRFEVLLQPADEVQAHGLESAEFLVAGHAGSTPRPLAKVASGGELSRIALAIAVTTSQIRLAQGAAAGTLIFDEVDAGVGGAVAETVGRLMQRLGRERQVLAVTHLAQVAACADLHLVVSKASAEGRTHSQIRAVAGQQRVSEIARMLGGQQLSGAGLAHAQEMLAAVQSDERSAGTPPARR